The following nucleotide sequence is from Bactrocera oleae isolate idBacOlea1 chromosome 2, idBacOlea1, whole genome shotgun sequence.
aaaaaacaaattttgttgtgttattattattaacgatgaaatattgcaagcaaaataaggataaatataatttattttagtataaataagtatatcgTCTAAAAATTACACAATCACAATAGACTCACCCCAATAAGGAACAATGGAAGTAGGTAAGCCTCGAACCGACTCCTTTCGGTGGCTGCAACGTGGGATCCGTAGTGATGCCCTGCGATTTCTTATATGCATCATAACgcaaaacaaaacataacaGCAAACCCGGCATCACTATATCACCCAGACCCAACATCGAAAAATGCCCATTATTGTGTATGCTTGGAAAAACTAATTTGCCTGGCAAGTTAAGTTTCGGCGGCTCTTTCACAATACCACCCAAGTTTAGTTTTCGCGCTACTATGCCCACCGGATTGTCAGCTGGCCGGGTGGCCACCTTAACCATTACGTTCGTGCTAAAGATATACGATGAAAAGAAAACCCAGAAGACATCGTAGATGAGCAGTCCAGTTAGCAAAAGTGTAGACACCTTAAGACTGGGCAGGCGTACAAAAGCGATAAATGCCACACATAGACCCATGCCCATCGCTatgaagtatttaaaatttaaggcgTAAGCAACACATAAATAGTGATAAATGCATTTCAGTGCAAGAACTTACCATCCATTAACAGCCAATGTCCGGTGAGTACCCAAATGCATACAATTGACACAGAGAGTGCAAAACTGAATAATTCAGCGCCAGTGAAGCGACCACATATACCAAACGATATGCGATTACCATCGGTGCATGGTCGTATAATGTACTGGCACATGGGCAATAGCAGAAAAGCTAAAGCCACTGTAGCAATTactataaataatgaaaacaattaGTCATTAATTTATGCTTAATTATATGAGGAAAAGTCCAATGAAAATTAACTCACTTGCTGTACAAACGGCGAAAAGCAATTGCATTGaatcgaaaaagaaaaacattaccAACAATGAAACTGAAGCGCCGAGTGGCAGGCACAATGCATGCATTGTATCAAGCGTAGCGAATTTGCCTAAAAAAAGAAGcgattagaaaaattttaatataaattgttaatttacaaaataaaataactgtaaTACTTACTAGTCTCTTGCTCTACAGGTTCGCCTGTTAGTAAATTCAACATTGATTCACTACGCTTCTTTTGTTCACGTTCACGAGCCTCCTGTTCTATATTCAAACTACGAAAACTGCCATAGACGATCAACAGCATCGAAATGAGACATGTAGAAACGCGTGAAGAATCCATGACATTCGATGTCCAATGTACTTCACGATATTCTGTGGTGGCGGACTGTGCGTTAAGACTACTGCTATCGACGACTGCTGCTCCTGCTCCCCCGCTCACTATACCGTGCGACATTGCGCGCCGTAATTGATAACAGCTTGTACGTAGTCGTATGCTATTGTGCGTTGTACGCTTGCGCACTAGCGTCTAACAACgccacaaacacacgcacacacaccccCTTGTGAATATACACACTAGATACGAATTGCTTAAATCAATATTGATGCACCACCTTTTCCTGCAGCACACCAAGTGTTATACgcacatataagtatatttaattattttactttcgcttCGGCCTGCGTGATAGTATTGCTTAGTTTGTTTATTGTGTGCGTCGACTGCCTGCCGCCAAAGTACCAtccacatatgtaaatatttagtaGTTTGACCGGTAAGTTTGCTGATACTGTAGCTTTTAGATACCTGCTAAGTAAACAAAGCTCCTGCTTGTGTTATTACACATGCACACGTCCGAGTGCCTTATCAGCAGGGCAGGCAACAGAACAGCGAATGGTTATAACCTGAGAAAGCCGCGTTTTATGACAATATTGCAGCAATTATTGTAATACTTGTATCAAGAATGAAGCAAACAATGTTAAGTAGACTGATCGTTCAATGACTTTCATACGtttactgaaataaaaaataataatattgtataattattaaaaaaagtaaataatcttgttaatattaaatttacaaaaatctcTTAATcctatttataaatttcatatacatataactgatgaatttaaattatctcACAATTCAAAATGCTACGTTTTTGTCATGTTACCATAATATTCTTAAGAAATAATCATATACctaaaaaaattagtataataagtatatttttggTTGGTTGATTGAAAAGGGAGGCGCAAGAGTATCATTACGCTCAAAGTGATGCCGGGTGCTAACCAAATTAGGCCTGAACAAAgctaagcaacaaaaaaaaacccggtgttatatgggaaataggtgtggttgtaacaagatttcgcccattttcgcacaataacatagaaatatgagaagaatgttatgtaccgaatttggttgaaatgcaggttaaacagatcccaagacatgcgttttcacctaaaagtgggcggtgccaccccgtgtctaattttgaacgcggttcctgtaaagtcatctcataccatcccagagatataatttaatatatatggggagtgggtggagtTTCCACCcgttttcatccattttcacactgtcgatacagcttttcaactcgcctcttcatcctgatcatttatatatacatatatgaccaTATAtccaactcgattagttttagctgtTAAAAAAAACccgttaggttaacaaaactattatacaccgtagcagcatgttgcgagagtataaaaattatcatgATAACCCGGTagtatataaacaatataacaTGGCTATTGGATGTAGATAAAACGTAAATTTATTTCCAAGAAAATTATCACGTAAAGCACATGAATATAGACAGGTCGTATATAAATAGTTCAAAACTTGTTTAATTCGAATAAGAAACAGTACGATATCTTTGGGTTTGTTTACACAGATGTTTTTAGAATATGTCcccaaataaaataacaacggATATAAGTGTCAAAAAACTAAAACTCGTCTTTAAATaacattatttgtttttatacacGTTCTTATATAGATATTTCAACATATATCTTGCAGTTTTGGCTTTCGAAGTACAACCTCGAACCGCGGggaatattgctttttagtAGTTGAAGTAAAGCGAAatgctttttttaatttgtgactTACCTATCTATACAGAGTTAGATCGCCGATTCAT
It contains:
- the SppL gene encoding signal peptide peptidase-like 3; protein product: MSHGIVSGGAGAAVVDSSSLNAQSATTEYREVHWTSNVMDSSRVSTCLISMLLIVYGSFRSLNIEQEAREREQKKRSESMLNLLTGEPVEQETSKFATLDTMHALCLPLGASVSLLVMFFFFDSMQLLFAVCTAIIATVALAFLLLPMCQYIIRPCTDGNRISFGICGRFTGAELFSFALSVSIVCIWVLTGHWLLMDAMGMGLCVAFIAFVRLPSLKVSTLLLTGLLIYDVFWVFFSSYIFSTNVMVKVATRPADNPVGIVARKLNLGGIVKEPPKLNLPGKLVFPSIHNNGHFSMLGLGDIVMPGLLLCFVLRYDAYKKSQGITTDPTLQPPKGVGSRLTYFHCSLLGYFLGLLTATVSSEVFKAAQPALLYLVPFTLLPLLTMAYLKGDLRRMWSEPFITQQPSKQLEV